The DNA window ACGGGCACCGTGAACTCGGTGAAGCCGCCGGTGGCCGAGCCGACCACGGTGGAACCGTTGAGCGCCTCGGCCACGACGCTGTGCCCGCTGACGTCCCCACGGGTGAAGACCCGGACGCGGAGCGTGTTGTCGGCAAGGTTCGGATAGAGGTCGACACTGCTGATCGAGGCCGCCGGCACCGGTTCCAGCCACACCGTCTGCCAGATGCCCGAGCTCGGCGTGTAGAAGATGCCGCCGGGCTGCTTGGTCTGCTTGCCGATCGGCGGCAGACTGCCGTTCTGCCGGCTGTCGGTCGGATCCCACACCTTGACCACGATCTCGTTGGCGCCGCCGCGCAGGTGCGGGGTGACGTCGAAGGTGAACGCGTCGTAGCCGCCGGTGTGCCCGCCGACGGCGGTGCCGTTGACCCAGACGGTGGTCTGCCAGTCGACGGCGCCGAAGTGCAGCAGGACGCGACGCCCGCTCCAGTTCGTCGGCACCGTGACGGTACGGCGGTAGAACAGGTAGTTGCGGTTGTCGCCGGCCGCCCGCCGCACCCCGGACAGCGCGCTCTCCACCGGGAACGGCACGTTGATCCGCTCGGGCAGGTCGGTGTCGAACTGGGGGGCGTCGTCGGAGGCGGACTGGCGTAGCTGCCACTCGCCGTTGAGGTTGAGCCAGTCCGGGCGGGTCATCTGTGGTCTCGGATAGTCCGGCAGTGGCGTGCCGTTGAGCGCCTGAGCGGTCCAGGGGGTGGTCAGCGGTGGATTCTTCGCCGGCACGGCGCGCGCCGGTGCGGCCGGCGCGGTGAGCAGGCCGGCGATCAGGGCGAGGACAGCCAGCAGGGGTGCGGCGAGGCGGACGGGATCGGGACGTGTCATGCCGTCTCCATCGGACGGGCCGTCAGGGCCGAGCTGCGCCACTGGCGGCTGGCGGTGGGTGTCGGGGCGGCCGGTCGGTCCGGTCCGGGCCCGGATGTCGGTGGGATTTCCGGGAGCGATCGTCGCGGTGGCCGGCATCGACGACATCGAGGAGGTCGCTTCAGTAACCCCACCTTGACCAGCATTGCCCCGGACAAGCGGGAGACCGGCCGGCTGGCGGTCCGGCGATTGGTGGCCCGGATCGAGGGCGACGGTGGTCCGCCGATGCATGCGCAACCCGCGTTCCATCTGGTCGAGCGGGAGAGCACCGGCCCCGCCCGATAGGAGAGCGGGTCCCTGCCGGGCAGCAGGGACCCGCTCCGCGAATCAGCCCAGTCGCCAGATCTGGTTCGACTGGTTCGCGCCACAGGTCCAAATGATCAGCTCGGTGCCGTTGGCGGTGCCCCAGCCGTCCGCGTCCAGACACTTGCCCGACTGCGGGTTGAGCAGGGTGCCGTTGCTCTGCTGAACCCAGCGCTGGGCGCCGCTGCCGGCGATGCAGGTCCAGAGCCACACCTCGCTGCCGTTGGCGGTGCCGTTGCCGCGCACGTCGAGGCACTTGCCGGACTGGGGATTGACGAACGTGTCGCCGGATCGGCGCCACTGTTGCGGCGCACCGCCCCAGCAGTCCCAGAGGATGACGTTGGTGCCGTCGGCGGTGCCGCCCCCGGCCACGTCGACACAGCGGTTGCTGCCCTGCCCGCGGATCACGGTGCTCGTGGCGGTGGCGCCGCCGACGTAGATCGACTTGCGGATCTCAGTGAGGAACCGGCTGCGGATGGTGGGGTCGGCCTGGATGCGCGAGTCGCCCCAGTAGCCGTTGGCGCAGCCGGGCTGGCCGGCCGGCGCGCCGTTGCACTGCCACTGCGTCTGGGCGTCCCAGTTCGTGTTGATGTATGCGACGGCCCGGATGACGTCGGTGTTGGCGTTGACGTAGCCGAAGAAGTCGGCGTACCAGGTGTCCCAGAGCGCCGTCGCGCTGATCGGCTGCGGATTCTTCGCGAAGATGCAGCTGGAGGTCTTGGCGCCGGTGCTGAAGCCCTGCGGCGCGGCCTCGGCGATCATGACCGGTTTGCCGTGCCCGCGGGCGAAGTTCAGCGCCCGGTCCTGCAACGCCCTCGGCGAGGTGTTCGGGGCGCGGCAGGACCACTGGTAGCGCTGGTAGGTGGCGCCGTAGAACGCGGACAGCCCGACCCAGTCGACGTACTGGTCGCCGGGGTACCAGGCATCGAAGTGGTTGGCGGCGGTGACGACGTAGTTCCACTCCGGGTGGTCGGTGTGCTCGTCGATCGGCCAACCGGCGGACTGCCAGACGGTGGCGACCCGGCTCGCGCCGAGCGCGTCGATGCGACCCTTGACGAAGCGGAACGCCTCCTTGTAGTAGTCGGCGTTGTAGCAGTTCCACGGCCCGTCGTACTCGTAGCCGATGCGCAGGAACACCTCTCGTCCGGTGTTCCTGAGCCAGGTGACCATCTCGTCGACCTTCTGCCGGTAACCGGCGGTCAGGTTGACCACGTCGGCGTCCGGGCGACCGATGATGGCGCGCAGGGGCTGGTTGTTGCACCCCGTGCTGGCGTCGGACAGGTAGAGGCCGACGGCGAGCGCCGCGTCCGGGTACTGCGCGAGCGTGGCCGGGAAGTCGACAGTGCCCGAGCCCCAGTTGACCGGGCCGTAGAAACCGGCGAGCGGCGGTGGGTCCCCGCCCAGCAGCAGGTTGGTGTAAAGGGTCACCCCGCCGGGGCGCGGTGCGGTCGGATCGGTGTCCAGGACGTCGCGCTTGTAGTCGGTCAACGTGCTTGAGTCCTGCCCCATGAACAGGCGGACCTTCCCGTCGGCGGGAAGGTTTCGGCCGCTGACCGCGGCGCTCGCGGGGGGCGCGGGAATCAGACCACCGATGCTCGCGGTCGTCGCGAGGACGAGGGCGAGCGCGGCGCGTATCAGGGTACGGGACCGGCGTGCGCCGCCGGTCGAGCGGATGGTCCGCATCGAAGCTCCCTGGTTCGGAGGTGGTGGGGGGGTGCCGGCCCTTCGCCGGGACGATCCGGCGTGGGGACGACGGCCGGAACGTAACGACGTTTCGATCGAAAGTCCCGTAGTTTCGAAACACGCCGGCAACAATCGATTATCGAAAAACGTCGACGTCGCGGCGGCCGGCTGCCTAGCGTTCGCCCATGTCACGTACCCGTCCCCTGGCGATGCTCGCGGCCCTGCTGATGGTCGTCGGCGTCGTCACCGTGTTATCCACATCCACCCCCGCGTCGGCCGCGACCTTTCTCCCGGCCGACGGCGGCCGACTGTTGTTCGTCGGCCAGTCCACCGCCGCCGCCTGGAACGACTACACCTCGTTCGCCGCACCGCCGTCCGGCGGCTCGGTGTACTACGAGGTGAGGTCCGGCACCTGGGTCAACCCCGGCCACCGCGACCACGCCACCCAACTCGCTCAGCAGGGCCGGATGGTCCAGGTGGGCATCTCCTGGAAGGACAACCCGCCCGGCTACACCGGCGGCGACGAGAACGCCAAGGCGGCCCGCTCGCGCGCGGTGACCCAGGAGATCGCCGACGGGCGTCACGACGCGCAGTTCGGCAACCTGATCGCCTTCGTCAATCAGTATCCCGCGGCGAAGTTCTTCCTCCGCGTCGACTACGAGGTGTCGTCGTTCTACCACTGCACCGACGCCTCGTGCGCGTCCTACCGGAACGCGTTCGCGAAGGTGCGCTCGTTGATCAACGCCGCCAAGCGGCAGGACAATGTCACCTACGTGTTCCACCCGGTGCGGGGCGAGTTCGAGAAGCTCTACCCGGGTGACGCGGTCACCGACTGGATCGGCGTCTCGGTCTTCGCCCACGAGCTGTGCCTGCCGATCTACGACAATGGCTACCTCTACAACGGCACCCCACCGCAGAACTACGACACGGCGGCCTCGCAGTGCCGCAATGCCTACGTCGGTACGGACGCGGCCGGCAATCCGGCAGCGGTGTGGCGCAACTGGGACCACGACGCGAACGTGTTGAAGATGATGAAGTTCGCCAAGGACCACGGCAAGCCGATGATCGTCTCGGAGGCCGGGATGATGAACTTCACCGACAACGGCGCCGACACCGTCGGCCTGGAACCGCAGCGTGGTGACCTGTGGGTTCGGCGGCTGTTCTCGCTGATGGACTACGTGGGTCCGATCCCGAACATGTCAGGCAGCTACGACCTGCGCGGCGTGATCCGCGCCGCGGTCTACATCAACCTCGACTTCCGCTACGGCTGGGACGGCGTCAACGACGGATCCTTCGACTTTCCGGTCAACTCGACCTGGTTCGTCGACGGCCGGCTGTCCCGTTACGCGGAGGCGCGCGCCTCGTTCTGCCGAGGGCTGACCGAGCGCAACTTCGTCACCCGTTGCACCGGCAGCACCGACCGGGCGATCGTCGGCGCCGGCAGCGGGCGCTGCGTCGACGTGGCCGGCGGCGGCACGGCGGACGGTACCGCTGTGCAGTTGTGGGACTGCCTGGGCAACGGCGCCCAGCGCTGGCGCCGGGCCGGTGACACCTTCGTCAACACCGGATCCGGCAAGTGCCTCGACGTCCGCGGAGTCGGTACCGCCGACGGCAGTCAGGTGTGGCTGTGGACCTGCATCGCCGGCAGCGCCGCCCAACGATGGCTGGTCAACTCCGACGGCACCCTGGTCAACCCGAACTCCCGCAAGTGTCTCGACGCGGCCGGGTGGGGTACCGCCAACGGCACCCGGTTGCAGATCTGGGCCTGCGGTACGAACCAGTCCAATCAGCGGTGGCAGGTGATCTGACGGTGTGGACCGGGCCGCCGGGCGCGAGCCGGTGGCCCGGGTCAGGTCGGTGGCGGGGGAGCGGTGCTCTCCCGCTGGACCAGAGTCGTGGCCAGCTCGATGCGATGGGTGTCGAGTCGCTGGCCACCGATGATCCGCAGCAGCGTCCGGGCGGCGGTGACGCCCATCGCCCGCAGTGGCTGGCGCACGGTCGTCAACGGGGGAGCGGTCCACTGGGCGAAGTTCAGGTCGTCGAAGCCCACCACGCTGACGTCGTGCGGGATGCTGCGCCCGATCTGTCGCACCGCCTCGTAGACGCCGGTGGCCTGCTGGTCGCTGCCGGCGAAGATGGCGGTCGGCGGCTCCGGCAGGGCGAGCAGGCGCTGGGCGGCGGCCAAACCACCGGTGTGGTGGAAGTCGCCGTAGCGCACCAGCTCACGGCACACGGGCAGGCCCGACGCCTCCAACGCGGCCCGGTAGCCGGCCACCCGGGCCCGGGTGCACAACATCTGCTCCGGACCGCCGATCACGCCGATCCGGCGATGACCCAGAGCGAGGAGATGCTCGGTGGCGGCGTAGCCGCCGCCGAAGTTGGTGGCGCCGATCGAGGGCACCTCCGGCGGCGGCAGGCTCACCCCGTCGACCACGACGAACGGCAGCGTCCGCCGGGCCAGCTCGGCCCGCTGTTCCTCGGCCAGTTCCGAGAGCACCAGGATCGCACCCTGCGAGCCCCGGGAGATCAGCGAGTCCAGCCAGCGGCGGGTCAGGCTGGCCCGGTTGTGCACGGCCGAGACGACGAGACTCATGTTGACCTCCTCGGCCACCTCCTCCACCCCGGTCAGGATCTCCAGCGCCCATGCGCTGTCCAACTCGTTGATCACCAGATCGAGGAGATCCCCTCGCCGGCTGGTCCGCCGCGGCACCCGGGGTCGCTGGTAGCCGTGCAGGGTGAGCAGCCGCTCCACGTGCGCCCGGGTCGTCGGTGCGACGTCGCTGTGCCCGTTGAGCACCTTGGAGACGGTGGGCACCGAGACGTTCGCCTCGCGCGCGATCGTCGCCAGCGTGCACCGGGATGCCGGAGCAGCCGATGTGCCTCCCACGGTGCCTCCCTCGCGCCGCGGTCCCCGATGGTGCACCGCGCCCGGCCAGTCTGCCCCCGCCGAGGTCACAGTTTCCAACATGTTTCGAAACTTGTTGGTCGATGTTTCGACCCGCCCTACGTTGTGTCGCACCGCATCGGTGCCGTCGCCGCCCGTCTGGCGACGGCACGACCGGACCGATGGCGCTCGCCGCGGGTCGGTGCCGGGCGGACCCCACCAGAAGTGTGTTCCGGGCCGGCTGGCCCGATCATGGAGGAGGCAACGATGGCGCCTTGGCGCACCCCGCCCCGTCGCAGAGCCGCGGGCATGAGATTGGCCGCCGGGCTGACCGCCGCCGCGCTCGCCGTGACCGCGAGCGGCTGCGGTGGCGGCGACGGCGGCTCGGGTGGCAAGACCACCCTCACCGTCGCGGTGTTCAGCGACTTCGGGTACGATCCCCTGGTCAAGGAATACATGACCGCGCACCCCGACATCGAGGTGAAGATCCGCAAGGCGGAGTTCGACCCGCACCACAAGCAACTCGCCACCCGGCTGGCCGCCGGTGCCGGCGCGGCCGACATCGAGGCGGTGGAGGAGGGCTTCCTGCCGCAGTTCCGGCAGTCCAAGGACAAGTTCGTCAACCTCGCCGACCACGGCGCGGCGGACCTGAAGAGCCAGTGGCTGCCGTGGAAGTGGGAGCAGGGCGTCGCCGACGGCGGCGCGTTCGTGATGGGTCTCGGCACCGACATGGGCGGTCTCGCGCTGTGCTACCGCGCGGACCTCTTCAAGGCCGCCGGTCTGCCGACCGCCCGGGACGAGGTGTCCAAGCTCTACACGAGTTGGGACGACTACTTCGCCGTCGGTCAGCGGTTCGTGGCCTCCGGCAGCAAGGCAAAGTGGTTCGACAGCGCCGGCAACGTCTACAGCGCCATGATCAACCAGTTGCCGTACGGCTACTTCGACCCCAGCGACCAGTACGTCGGCGACACAAACCCGCAGATCAGGGACACCTTCGCCAAGGTCGCCACGGCGGCCAGCGGCAAGGGCATGTCGGCTCAGCTCGACCCGTTCAGCCAGCAGTGGAACGTCGGATTCAAGCAGGGCACGTTCGCCACCCTTCCGTGCCCGAGCTGGATGCTCGGCCTGATCAAGGACGGCTCCGGGCCTGCCAACGCCGGCAAGTGGGACATCGCCAAGGTGCCCGGCAGCGGCGGCAACTGGGGCGGATCATTCCTGACCGTACCGAAGCAGGGCAAGCACCCCAAGGAAGCCTACGAGCTGGCGAAGTTCCTCACCTCACCGGAGTCGGAGACCAAGATCTTCCAGAACGTCGGAAGTCTGCCCTCACAGCCCGGCCCGCTGAAAGACCCGGCGGTGCTCGACTTCCGCAACGAGTACTTCAACAACGCCCCGGTGGGCGAGATCTTCGCCCGCTCGGGTGAGACCCTGCGCCCCAACTACCGGGGCACCCGTGACGGCGACGTCCGGCCGGTCTTCGGACGCGCGTTGGCCCGCGTCGAGCAGGGCAAGCAGTCGCCCGACGCGGCCTGGCAGGCCGCGCTCGGTGAGGCCCGGAAGACCCTCGGCTGATCGGCTGTCGACCGCGGGTGGCACGGACATGTCCGTGCCACCCGCCCCGACGCGAACCCTCGGAGTTGACATGACCACCGACGTGAGCCTCCGCCGCGCCGCCCGGCACCGACCCGCGACCCCACCTCCTGCGGCCCGCCGCCGCACGCTGGCTGACATGCTGGACCGCCGGACGACCCCGTACCTGTTCATCGCGCCGTTCTTCGTCCTGTTCGGAGCCTTCGGACTGTTCCCCCTGCTCGCCACGTTCTGGATGTCGCTGCACGACTGGCACCTGATCAACGGCGACGGCGGCTGGACCGGCGTGCAGAACTACCGCACGCTCCTCGCCGACGGCGACTTCTGGAACGCGCTGTTCAACACCCTGAGCCTGTTCGTCATCTCCACCGTGCCGCAACTGCTGCTGGCCCTCGGCCTCGCGGCGGCGCTGAACACCACGCTGCGCGCTCGTACGTTCTGGCGGGCCGGGGTGCTGGTGCCCAACATCGTCTCGGTGGTCGCCGTGGCGCTGGTCTTCGCCCAGGTCTTCGGCAAGGACGCCGGCATCGCGAACTGGCTGCTCGGCTTCGTCGGGGTCGACCCGATCAACTGGCAGGCCGAGAAGTGGTCCGCGCACCTGGGCATCAGCATGATCGTCATCTGGCGCTGGACCGGCTACAACGCGCTGATCTACCTGGCCGCCATGCAGGCCGTGCCGGCCGACCTCTACGAGTCGGCCCGGCTCGACGGCGCCTCGGCCTGGTCGGCGTTCTGGCACGTCACGGTCCCGATGATCCGACCGACGATCCTGTTCACCACAGTGGTGTCGACAATCGGGGGATTGCAGTTGTTCGCCGAACCACTGCTCTTCGACGGCCAGGGTGAGCCCAACGGCGGCTCGGACCGCCAGTTCCAGACCGTGACCATGTACCTCTACGAAAAGGGCTTCACGCTCTTCGACGCCGGCTCCGCCTCCGCGGTCGCCTGGCTGCTGTTCCTACTCATCGCCGTGTTCGCGCTGGTGAACTTCCTCGCGGTCCGGCGCTCGGTGGCGAGCCGGTGAAGGGAAGACGACCATGGTGACCTCCACGCGTGTCGGTGCCGCGCCCCCTCTCGCGGCCCGGCCGGGCCGCTACTCGCGCGGCCGCCGGCCCGGGACATTGATCTACCTGTTCCTCGCCGCCGTGCTGGTGGCCTCGATGTTCCCGCTCTACTGGACCTTCGTGGTCGCCAGCAACGACAACAGCGTCATCGGCAACACGACCCCACCGCTGACACCCGGTGGGCACCTGCTGGACAACATCGCCCGGGTCTTCGACAGCTCCGACTTCGGGGTGGCGCTGACCAACTCGTTCCTGGTCGCCACCTCCGTCGCGGTGGGCAACGTCTTCTTCGCCTCACTCGCCGGCTTCGCGTTCGCCCGCCTGCGCTTCCGGGGCCGCAACGCCCTGCTCGTGCTGGTCATCTCCACCATGATGGTGCCGACCCAACTCGGCATCATCCCGCTCTACCTGCTGATGACCGAGTTGGGCTGGACCGGTCGGCTGCAGGCGCTCATCGTCCCCGCGCTGGTCTCCGCGTTCGGTGTCTTCTGGATGCGACAGGCGGTCGAGGAGACCGTGCCGGCGGAACTCGTCGAGGCGGCCCGAGTCGACGGGTGCAGCCTGATCCGGGTGTTCTGGCACGTCGCGCTTCCGGCGATCCGGCCCGCCGCCGCAGTGCTGGGCCTGTTCACCTTCATGACGGCGTGGAACGACTTCTTCTGGCCGCTGGTGGTGCTCAACCCGGAGAACCCGACCGTCCAGGTGGCGTTGTCGGTGCTGGCCAGCGGCTACTACACCGACTACGCCCTGATGCTCACCGGCGCCACGCTAGGCGTGCTTCCGGTGCTCGTGGTCTTCGTCCTTCTGGCCCGACAGATCGTCGGCGGAATCATGCAGGGAGCGGTCAAGGGATGACGGAACTGCTCGCGCCCGGACGGCCCGGCCCCGCCGGCGAGGACACGGCTCTGATCCGCAACCCGGTGCTGCCCGGCTTCCACCCCGATCCGTCGATCCTGCGGGTCGGCGACGACTACTACCTCGCCACCTCCACCTTCGAGTGGTATCCGGGGGTACGAGTGCACCACTCCCGGGACCTGGTGCACTGGCGCCCGCTCGGTGGTGTGCTGACCGATCGGCGTCTGCTGGACCTGACCGGATGTCCGGACTCGGGCGGGGTGTGGGCACCCTGCCTGTCCCACGTCGACGGCGAGTTCCACCTGGTGTTCACCGACGTCGACTCGTACACCGGCGGGTTCTGGGACACCCCCAACTTCGTCACCACCGCACCGTCGATCGACGGGCCCTGGTCCGACCCGGCGCCGTTGCACGCCCGCGGCTTCGACCCCTCGCTGTTCCACGACGACGACGGCCGCAGTTGGCTGCTGTCCAACGCCTGCGACTGGCGGCCGGGCCGGTCCTGGGCCGGCGGGATCATCGCGCAGGAGTACGACCGACGCCGGCGTGTCCTGGTCGGCGAGCCGATCATCCTCTTCGACGGCACTCCGGCCGGCTTCACCGAGGGGCCGCATCTGTATCGCCGAGGGGACTGGTACTACCTCATCACCGCGGAGGGCGGCACCGGTTGGGAGCACCAGGTGACCGTGGCCCGCTCCCGCACGCTGACCGGCCCATATGTCGCCGATCCCGATGGACCGATGCTCACCTCGACCCACCGCCCGGATCTGCCGCTGCAGAAGGCCGGCCACGGCAGTCTGGTCGCCGCCCCGAACGACCAGTGGTATCTCGCGCACCTCACCGCGCGCCCGCTCGGCCGCCGGGGCGCCTGTGTCCTCGGTCGGGAAACCGCGCTGCAGCGCGTCGACTGGACGGTGCACGGCTGGCCGCGCGTCGAGGGCGGCATACCGCACGAGCGGGTTCCCGGCCCCCGGCTACCAGCAAGGCCGTGGCGGGAGGCGCCGCAGACCGACGACTTCGACGCCGGTCGGCTCGACCCGGCCTGGAGCACCCTGCGCCGGCCGCCGTCGCCGGACTGGCTGTCGCTGACCGCACGCCCCGGTCACCTGCGGCTCGCGGGCGGCCAGTCGCCGTCATCACGGCATCGGGTGAGTCTGGTCGCCCGGCGGATCGAGCACCCACGCGCCACCTTCTCGGCGGTGGTCGACTTCATCCCCCGCTCGTACCAGCACCTGGCCGGGCTGGTCGCCTACTACAACACCCGCAACTGGTACTACGCCCACCTCACCTGCCAGGACGGCGTCGGCGTGGTGGCGGACGTGCTGACCTGCCGACGTGGACGGTTGCGCCGTCTCGGCCGGCCGGTGCCGGTGCACGGGCCGGTCGAGCTGCACGTCGCGCTGGACGGGCCGGCACTGCGCTTCGCCCAGGGCGCGCCGGGGGCGGCGCCGATCTGGTGGCCGGACGTGTTCGACGCGACGATCCTCTCCGACGAGCACGCGACCGAGATCGTCGACGGGGTGCCCGAGGTGTGGGGCTTCACGGGTGCCTTCTTCGGTCTGTGGGTTCAGGACCTGACCGGCGGCGACGCGTACGCCGACTTCGACCGGACGACGTACCGGGCGGCGCGGTAGCGCGTCGGACGCGGTGGGGGTGACCCGTGGCGCCGTGCTGGGTCATGTTTCGAAAACACTGGTTCGGACATCGACGAGCATTGCATCCTGTCGATCGAAGCGTTGCCCTGGCGTTCCAGCCAGAACATCCTCGCGCGGGCTCCGGTCCGCCCGCCACCGGGCGGCGGGCGGACCGGAGCCGGCCGGCGGCTGCGATCCGCCGGGAGCGCGTACCACCACCGGGAGACACCATGACCACACGACGACAAGAGTTGCCCGGCCACACTGGCCCCGCGCCCGCACGAGCCCGGCCCGTCGGTCCCACATCCACGAGCCCGGTCCCGCGACGGCTCACCGGACGACGCCGCCGAGGGTGGGGAGACGGACCGGTCGGTGCCCGCGCATCCCGACTCGTCGTGGTCGCCGTCCTGACCCTCGCCGGCGTCGTCGCCGCGCTCGCCGCACCCGGGGCCGCCCGCCCGGCCGCGGCGGCTGGCGGGACACCCGTCGACGGTCAGGCCGCCCTCTATCCACGCGCGGTACGGCTTGCCAGCTCCGGCGCCGCGAACGGGCGGGTGATCCTCACCGTCACGCAGTTCCCGGCCGGCGGACCGGTCGCGGGCATCTACGAGAGCACCACCGACGGTCCCTTCCGCCGCGTCGGCACGGTCACCGACCCGGAGGCTCGGCGGGGCCTGTGCTGCACCACGCTGTTCGAGCTGCCGCGACCGCTCGGCGGGCTGCCCGCTGGCACCTTGCTCTGGGCGGGCAGCGTCGGTCAGGACGGCGGGTCCGACCGGCGCATGTCGATCCGCGTCTGGGCGAGCAACGACGTGGGCCGCACCTGGCGCTACCTGTCCACCGTCGCCCAGTCGGGCAACGCCGGCGGGCTGTGGGAACCGGAGTTCTTCCTCGACGCGGCCGGCCGCCTTGTCGCGCACCTCGCCGACGAGAGCCAGCCCGGCCGAAGCCAGGTCCTCGTGCAGTCGATCAGCACCGACGGGCTCACCTGGTCAACGCGGTCGCCGATCGTGACCGGACCGCAGCCGGGGCACCGCCCCGGCATGCCCGCCGTCCGCCGGATGCCCAACGGCACCTACCTGCTGGCGTACGAGGTGTGCGGCTTCGGCGGCCAGTACGACTGCGCGGTGCGCTCCCGCACCTCCGTGGACGGAACGACCTGGGGCGACCCGGCCCGGCTCGACCCCGTGGTCCAGACCGCGGACGGGCGCTACCTGACCGCCACCCCCACGCTCGCCACCACCGCGACCGGCCGTGTGCTGCTCGTCGCGCAGCGGGTCCGTAACGCCGACGGCACCGAGGCCGCCCTCAACGGCCGAGCGCTGTTCGTCAACCTGGACAACGGTCGAGGCTCCTGGTATCCGGCACCCGCTCCGGTGGCGGTGCCCGGCGCGCGTCCCGGCGTCTGCCCCAACTACAGCCCCACTCTGGTGCCATCCGCCGACGGCTCCGCACTGTTGCAGGTCAGCACCGATGACGCTGCCGACGGCACCTGTCGCGCCTACTCGGCCTCCGCGCTGCTGCCGCCGAGTTCGGCGCGCCCCGGACGCTTCGTCGGCGGCGCCGGAAGCTGCGTCGACGTCGCGGGCGGCGGCGCGGCCAACGGCGCCGCGGTGCAACTGTGGCAGTGCAACGACGCACCGGTGCAGCGGTGGACCCTGCGACCCGACGGATCGGTCGGCGCCCAGGGACGGTGCCTGGACGTGCCCGGGGCAGCATCCGGGGCCGGCACCAGACTGCAGATCTGGGACTGCAACGGCTCACCGGCCCAGCAGTGGCTGCGCCGCGGCGACGCACTGGTCAACCCGAACTCCGGCCGGTGCCTCGACGCACCCGGCGGCGCGACCGCCAACGGCACCCGCCTGCAACTGTGGGACTGCAACGGTCTCGCGCCACAACGCTTCCCGTTCGTCGCGGCGGTGGATCACCCACCGCAACTGCGTCCCGGAAGCACCGTCTCCCTGCGCGTCACCACACCCGGGTTCACCGACCGCTACCTGCGCCATCGGAACTTCCTCTCGGTGACGTCGGTGCTCGACGCCGGCGCCGCCGAGCCCGACCGACGCGACGCGACGTTCCGCGTCCAGTCAGGGCTGGCGGACCCGACCTGCGTCTCCCTGGCGGCCGTCAACGTCTCCGGCGCCTACCTGCGGCACCGCGACTTCCGGGTACGGCTGGACAGCTTCACCGACACCGCGCTGTTCCGCGCCGACGCCACCTTCTGCCCGGAGAGCACCCCGGGCGGAGTCCGCCTCCGCTCACTCAACCTGACCGACCGCTACCTGCGGCACTACGACGCCACCGGATACATCGCCGAGCCCGCAGGCGGCAACGCCTTCGACAACCCCGCCCACTT is part of the Micromonospora sp. WMMD980 genome and encodes:
- a CDS encoding substrate-binding domain-containing protein, whose amino-acid sequence is MTSIAPDKRETGRLAVRRLVARIEGDGGPPMHAQPAFHLVERESTGPAR
- a CDS encoding sugar ABC transporter permease, yielding MTTDVSLRRAARHRPATPPPAARRRTLADMLDRRTTPYLFIAPFFVLFGAFGLFPLLATFWMSLHDWHLINGDGGWTGVQNYRTLLADGDFWNALFNTLSLFVISTVPQLLLALGLAAALNTTLRARTFWRAGVLVPNIVSVVAVALVFAQVFGKDAGIANWLLGFVGVDPINWQAEKWSAHLGISMIVIWRWTGYNALIYLAAMQAVPADLYESARLDGASAWSAFWHVTVPMIRPTILFTTVVSTIGGLQLFAEPLLFDGQGEPNGGSDRQFQTVTMYLYEKGFTLFDAGSASAVAWLLFLLIAVFALVNFLAVRRSVASR
- a CDS encoding extracellular solute-binding protein, with amino-acid sequence MRLAAGLTAAALAVTASGCGGGDGGSGGKTTLTVAVFSDFGYDPLVKEYMTAHPDIEVKIRKAEFDPHHKQLATRLAAGAGAADIEAVEEGFLPQFRQSKDKFVNLADHGAADLKSQWLPWKWEQGVADGGAFVMGLGTDMGGLALCYRADLFKAAGLPTARDEVSKLYTSWDDYFAVGQRFVASGSKAKWFDSAGNVYSAMINQLPYGYFDPSDQYVGDTNPQIRDTFAKVATAASGKGMSAQLDPFSQQWNVGFKQGTFATLPCPSWMLGLIKDGSGPANAGKWDIAKVPGSGGNWGGSFLTVPKQGKHPKEAYELAKFLTSPESETKIFQNVGSLPSQPGPLKDPAVLDFRNEYFNNAPVGEIFARSGETLRPNYRGTRDGDVRPVFGRALARVEQGKQSPDAAWQAALGEARKTLG
- a CDS encoding RICIN domain-containing protein, encoding MSRTRPLAMLAALLMVVGVVTVLSTSTPASAATFLPADGGRLLFVGQSTAAAWNDYTSFAAPPSGGSVYYEVRSGTWVNPGHRDHATQLAQQGRMVQVGISWKDNPPGYTGGDENAKAARSRAVTQEIADGRHDAQFGNLIAFVNQYPAAKFFLRVDYEVSSFYHCTDASCASYRNAFAKVRSLINAAKRQDNVTYVFHPVRGEFEKLYPGDAVTDWIGVSVFAHELCLPIYDNGYLYNGTPPQNYDTAASQCRNAYVGTDAAGNPAAVWRNWDHDANVLKMMKFAKDHGKPMIVSEAGMMNFTDNGADTVGLEPQRGDLWVRRLFSLMDYVGPIPNMSGSYDLRGVIRAAVYINLDFRYGWDGVNDGSFDFPVNSTWFVDGRLSRYAEARASFCRGLTERNFVTRCTGSTDRAIVGAGSGRCVDVAGGGTADGTAVQLWDCLGNGAQRWRRAGDTFVNTGSGKCLDVRGVGTADGSQVWLWTCIAGSAAQRWLVNSDGTLVNPNSRKCLDAAGWGTANGTRLQIWACGTNQSNQRWQVI
- a CDS encoding RICIN domain-containing protein, with the translated sequence MRTIRSTGGARRSRTLIRAALALVLATTASIGGLIPAPPASAAVSGRNLPADGKVRLFMGQDSSTLTDYKRDVLDTDPTAPRPGGVTLYTNLLLGGDPPPLAGFYGPVNWGSGTVDFPATLAQYPDAALAVGLYLSDASTGCNNQPLRAIIGRPDADVVNLTAGYRQKVDEMVTWLRNTGREVFLRIGYEYDGPWNCYNADYYKEAFRFVKGRIDALGASRVATVWQSAGWPIDEHTDHPEWNYVVTAANHFDAWYPGDQYVDWVGLSAFYGATYQRYQWSCRAPNTSPRALQDRALNFARGHGKPVMIAEAAPQGFSTGAKTSSCIFAKNPQPISATALWDTWYADFFGYVNANTDVIRAVAYINTNWDAQTQWQCNGAPAGQPGCANGYWGDSRIQADPTIRSRFLTEIRKSIYVGGATATSTVIRGQGSNRCVDVAGGGTADGTNVILWDCWGGAPQQWRRSGDTFVNPQSGKCLDVRGNGTANGSEVWLWTCIAGSGAQRWVQQSNGTLLNPQSGKCLDADGWGTANGTELIIWTCGANQSNQIWRLG
- a CDS encoding LacI family DNA-binding transcriptional regulator, coding for MGGTSAAPASRCTLATIAREANVSVPTVSKVLNGHSDVAPTTRAHVERLLTLHGYQRPRVPRRTSRRGDLLDLVINELDSAWALEILTGVEEVAEEVNMSLVVSAVHNRASLTRRWLDSLISRGSQGAILVLSELAEEQRAELARRTLPFVVVDGVSLPPPEVPSIGATNFGGGYAATEHLLALGHRRIGVIGGPEQMLCTRARVAGYRAALEASGLPVCRELVRYGDFHHTGGLAAAQRLLALPEPPTAIFAGSDQQATGVYEAVRQIGRSIPHDVSVVGFDDLNFAQWTAPPLTTVRQPLRAMGVTAARTLLRIIGGQRLDTHRIELATTLVQRESTAPPPPT